A window from Chitinophaga filiformis encodes these proteins:
- a CDS encoding gamma carbonic anhydrase family protein, whose protein sequence is MPVILPVKGILPTIGNDCFIAPNATIVGDVVMGDQCSVWFNAVIRGDVNSIRMGNKVNVQDGAVIHCTYEKTKAIIGNNVSIGHNAIVHGCTVEDNVLIGMGAIVMDNAHIGSNTIIAAGAVVLEGTQVEAGSIYAGVPAKKVKDISQSLISGEIDRIANNYLMYSGWFKDAPESK, encoded by the coding sequence ATGCCTGTCATCTTACCGGTTAAAGGAATACTGCCTACAATAGGAAACGACTGTTTTATTGCTCCCAATGCTACGATTGTAGGAGATGTGGTAATGGGAGACCAGTGCAGCGTTTGGTTCAATGCAGTGATCCGCGGAGATGTGAACAGCATCAGGATGGGCAATAAGGTAAATGTGCAGGATGGCGCCGTAATACACTGCACTTATGAAAAAACAAAGGCTATTATCGGCAACAACGTCTCTATCGGGCATAACGCTATTGTGCATGGCTGCACAGTTGAAGATAATGTATTAATAGGCATGGGCGCTATTGTGATGGATAATGCACACATTGGCAGTAATACCATCATTGCCGCCGGTGCAGTAGTGCTGGAAGGCACCCAGGTAGAAGCCGGCTCCATCTATGCCGGCGTACCCGCCAAGAAGGTGAAAGACATCAGTCAATCCCTGATCAGTGGCGAAATAGACCGCATTGCCAACAACTATCTCATGTACTCCGGCTGGTTTAAGGACGCGCCGGAAAGTAAATGA
- the rsgA gene encoding ribosome small subunit-dependent GTPase A: protein MQATIYKSTGSWYTAKATTGEVFQARIKGVMKIDEDITSTNPIAVGDIVEIVREDGDANANNAMITEIVDRRNYIVRSSPHKKNQKHIVAANLDQAMLICTVKEPRTSNGFMDRFLVTAAAYHIPVVLVFNKRDIYKEKDLDKFAELQALYEDIGYKVLLVSAEKGQGIDELVAEMKDKTTLMSGHSGVGKSSLINRLLPGLDLRTKAVSGWSGKGLHTTTYAEMYDLPAGGKLIDTPGVREFGIVDITKTELSHYFLEMLPYLTQCQFNNCLHINEPGCAVKAAVDAGDIDVNRYVSYATILESIQEEQY, encoded by the coding sequence TTGCAAGCGACTATTTATAAATCCACAGGAAGCTGGTATACGGCTAAAGCAACTACGGGAGAAGTATTTCAGGCCCGCATTAAAGGCGTAATGAAAATAGATGAGGATATTACCTCTACCAACCCTATTGCAGTGGGCGATATTGTCGAAATTGTACGCGAGGACGGAGACGCCAATGCCAATAATGCGATGATCACTGAAATAGTGGACCGCAGGAATTATATAGTGCGCAGCTCACCGCATAAAAAGAACCAGAAGCATATTGTGGCTGCCAACCTGGATCAGGCGATGCTGATCTGTACTGTAAAGGAACCACGTACTTCCAATGGGTTTATGGACCGTTTCCTGGTCACCGCGGCGGCCTACCATATTCCGGTGGTGCTGGTGTTCAACAAGCGGGATATCTACAAGGAAAAAGACCTGGACAAGTTTGCCGAATTACAGGCTCTGTATGAGGATATAGGGTATAAAGTACTGCTGGTGTCCGCAGAGAAAGGACAAGGGATAGATGAGTTAGTAGCTGAGATGAAAGATAAGACCACCCTGATGTCTGGTCATTCCGGCGTGGGTAAGTCGTCCCTGATCAACCGTTTGTTGCCCGGCCTTGACCTGCGTACCAAAGCCGTAAGCGGATGGAGCGGAAAAGGATTGCATACCACTACTTACGCAGAGATGTACGACCTGCCTGCGGGTGGTAAGCTGATTGATACGCCGGGTGTGCGTGAATTTGGAATTGTAGATATCACCAAAACTGAATTATCGCATTATTTCCTCGAAATGCTGCCATATTTAACCCAGTGCCAGTTCAATAACTGCCTGCATATCAACGAGCCCGGATGTGCCGTAAAAGCGGCGGTAGATGCCGGGGATATCGATGTGAACAGGTATGTGAGCTATGCTACTATCCTGGAGTCGATACAGGAAGAGCAGTATTGA